The following proteins are encoded in a genomic region of Prochlorococcus marinus XMU1408:
- a CDS encoding 5-(carboxyamino)imidazole ribonucleotide synthase, translating into MIGVVGGGQLAMLLVEAGKKRDVDVVVQTGVITDPAAKKTNQVILHDPTNANGTKLLAEKSRFITFENEWVDIPSLISLQNNGVSFVPRLQSIRPLLNKISQRELLNSLDIPCPDWFPIPLKNTSGIELPADWRFPLMAKASKGGYDGKGTKIIKNLKQLRELLEFETEEQWMLEKWVSFEKELSIVSSRDSKGIVRSLPIVETFQSKQVCDWVLAPADINHDVDLMVKNIVSSLLTELDYVGVIAIEFFYGSEGLLVNEIAPRTHNSGHFSIDACSSSQFDQQICITSGINVPMPEMFVDGALMANLLGLQNDYPISITQRLNDLRGIPGLNVHWYEKEEEKKGRKLGHVTYLLNEKDPLSRKKEALDVLKAIRSIWPTS; encoded by the coding sequence ATGATTGGGGTTGTAGGGGGAGGTCAGCTTGCCATGCTGCTAGTTGAGGCTGGTAAAAAAAGAGATGTTGATGTCGTTGTTCAGACCGGTGTCATTACTGACCCTGCTGCCAAAAAGACTAATCAAGTCATTTTGCATGATCCCACTAATGCAAATGGGACAAAACTTCTTGCTGAAAAGTCTCGCTTTATAACTTTTGAAAATGAGTGGGTTGATATACCAAGCTTAATTTCTCTTCAAAATAATGGAGTTTCATTTGTTCCTAGACTTCAGTCTATACGTCCTTTACTTAATAAAATATCTCAAAGAGAGTTGTTAAACAGTCTTGATATCCCATGTCCTGATTGGTTTCCTATACCTTTAAAAAACACATCAGGAATTGAGCTTCCTGCTGATTGGAGATTCCCTTTAATGGCCAAAGCTTCCAAAGGTGGATATGACGGTAAAGGGACAAAGATTATTAAAAATTTAAAACAACTCAGAGAATTGCTTGAATTTGAGACAGAGGAACAGTGGATGTTAGAGAAATGGGTCTCTTTCGAAAAAGAATTATCTATAGTTTCTAGTAGGGATTCGAAAGGTATAGTTCGCAGTTTGCCAATTGTAGAAACTTTCCAATCTAAACAAGTCTGTGACTGGGTCCTCGCCCCAGCAGATATAAATCATGATGTTGATCTTATGGTGAAAAATATCGTATCCTCTTTGTTAACTGAGTTGGACTATGTCGGAGTTATTGCTATCGAATTTTTTTACGGATCTGAAGGATTACTTGTGAATGAAATAGCACCAAGAACTCATAATTCAGGTCATTTTTCTATAGATGCATGTAGTAGCAGTCAATTTGATCAACAAATATGTATAACTTCAGGAATTAATGTACCTATGCCCGAAATGTTTGTTGATGGTGCTCTGATGGCAAACTTGCTTGGTTTGCAAAATGACTATCCAATATCAATCACTCAGAGGTTGAATGATTTACGAGGAATTCCTGGATTGAATGTACACTGGTATGAAAAAGAAGAAGAAAAAAAAGGTAGGAAGCTTGGTCACGTTACTTATCTTTTGAATGAAAAAGATCCTTTGTCTAGAAAAAAAGAAGCATTAGATGTTTTAAAAGCCATAAGATCAATTTGGCCTACCTCATGA
- a CDS encoding DUF1824 family protein produces the protein MSKKDSDIVELKDLDKLRSAPNLNKKQEELLFKEVKQIILNSDWLTIGIMSPSLEKGVNAVRKIEEAFNYNMAKPINLPESNGPVFLKANQKTGEMHARIEYGLGEGILITCHNNDDSLTSKTIGPFPLDFFNKKL, from the coding sequence ATGTCGAAAAAAGATTCTGATATCGTTGAATTGAAAGATCTTGATAAATTAAGATCTGCTCCTAATCTAAATAAAAAGCAAGAAGAATTATTATTCAAAGAAGTTAAACAAATTATTCTAAATTCAGATTGGTTAACAATAGGAATTATGTCACCTTCATTAGAAAAAGGAGTAAATGCCGTAAGAAAAATAGAAGAGGCTTTTAATTACAATATGGCTAAACCTATTAATCTCCCTGAGTCAAATGGTCCTGTTTTCCTAAAAGCGAATCAAAAGACTGGTGAAATGCATGCAAGGATAGAATATGGTTTAGGAGAAGGTATATTAATTACTTGTCATAATAATGATGATTCATTAACTTCAAAAACAATTGGTCCATTTCCATTAGATTTCTTTAATAAAAAATTATAA
- a CDS encoding DUF1651 domain-containing protein, with protein sequence MAKVENLDAPIGWLIDPHNKWAIHFDYKKVTNDQIGNDFTIDMWGVVPNGKPMIFKSRRKATRQDSMKTWKQLISSNWVELDIEKTKSA encoded by the coding sequence ATGGCAAAAGTAGAAAACTTAGATGCCCCTATTGGTTGGCTTATAGATCCCCACAATAAATGGGCTATTCATTTTGACTATAAAAAGGTTACCAATGATCAAATTGGTAATGATTTTACAATTGATATGTGGGGGGTTGTCCCAAATGGTAAACCTATGATATTTAAAAGTAGAAGAAAAGCGACAAGACAGGATTCAATGAAGACATGGAAGCAATTAATTTCATCAAACTGGGTTGAATTAGATATAGAAAAGACTAAGTCAGCCTGA
- a CDS encoding nucleoside 2-deoxyribosyltransferase: MVNKKLYLASPYGFSDHWRSKLLPEFITKLESMGVKVLEPFDRNSDIDLSVPGWANKVARSNLRDLRSSDGLFAIVNGSPPDDGVMVELGVAIALGKPTFLFRDDFRKCTDSDEYPLNLMIFLGIPYESWKDYYYSSIDEIESKNKAIYKWLRN; the protein is encoded by the coding sequence ATGGTAAATAAAAAACTTTATTTAGCATCTCCTTATGGGTTCTCCGATCATTGGAGATCAAAACTTTTACCTGAATTTATTACCAAACTTGAGTCGATGGGAGTGAAAGTTTTGGAACCTTTTGATCGCAATAGTGATATTGATCTTTCTGTACCTGGCTGGGCTAATAAGGTAGCTCGTTCAAACTTAAGAGATTTGAGGTCATCTGATGGCCTATTCGCAATAGTTAATGGCTCTCCGCCTGATGATGGTGTCATGGTTGAGCTTGGTGTTGCTATTGCCTTAGGAAAACCTACTTTTTTATTTAGAGACGATTTTCGCAAATGTACTGATTCTGATGAATACCCTCTTAATTTAATGATCTTTTTGGGCATTCCTTATGAATCTTGGAAAGATTATTACTATTCTTCAATTGATGAGATTGAAAGTAAAAATAAGGCAATTTATAAATGGTTACGAAATTAA
- a CDS encoding NAD(P)/FAD-dependent oxidoreductase, with amino-acid sequence MISDLVIIGGGASGFMGAITAVRNGIGSVVILESTSKVLEKVRISGGGRCNLTNSCWDISNLVNNYPRGEKQLIGLFNRFSTSDAFEWFQEMGLSLKVENDGRIFPCSDSSEDVIKCLKNVARRYGVKVFINSHVKQIRVTSEGFNLLAKGNNYFKAKNILICTGGHPSGRRLAKSLGHTIIHPVPSLFSFSTSDNTLKSCSGITLNVQIKLIVNNKKFTESGTILITHRGFSGPVILRMSAFSARYLYDNKYFGELRINWLCLSEDETRSKIDLFKLENGKKLVLKNKPFNHLPRSLWKALVLSVNIDKQLKWADLSKYEKDTLVKCLTMKNYLINSRGPFGEEFVTAGGVSLNEINFKTMESKICKGLYFAGEVLDIDGITGGFNFQHCWTSGWIAGNAII; translated from the coding sequence ATGATTTCAGATCTCGTTATTATTGGTGGGGGCGCCTCTGGATTTATGGGTGCCATTACAGCAGTAAGAAATGGAATAGGATCGGTAGTAATACTAGAAAGTACATCAAAAGTTCTTGAAAAAGTAAGAATTAGTGGCGGTGGTAGATGTAACTTAACTAACTCATGTTGGGATATATCAAATTTAGTCAACAATTATCCAAGAGGAGAAAAGCAACTTATAGGACTTTTTAATCGATTTTCTACAAGCGATGCTTTTGAGTGGTTTCAAGAAATGGGACTTAGTTTAAAAGTAGAAAATGATGGACGTATCTTTCCTTGTTCTGATTCTTCAGAGGATGTAATAAAATGTTTGAAGAATGTAGCAAGAAGATATGGTGTAAAGGTATTTATTAATTCACATGTGAAGCAAATAAGAGTAACGAGTGAGGGCTTTAATTTATTAGCTAAAGGAAATAATTACTTTAAAGCAAAAAATATTTTAATTTGTACAGGTGGTCATCCTAGTGGACGAAGATTGGCGAAGAGCCTTGGTCATACAATTATTCATCCTGTTCCATCTCTCTTTTCCTTTTCTACTTCTGACAACACATTAAAATCTTGTTCAGGTATAACTTTAAATGTTCAAATTAAACTTATTGTTAATAATAAGAAATTTACTGAAAGTGGGACAATTTTAATAACTCATAGAGGCTTTAGTGGCCCTGTGATTTTGCGTATGTCTGCATTTAGTGCAAGATATTTGTATGATAATAAATATTTTGGGGAATTAAGAATAAATTGGCTCTGTTTGAGTGAGGATGAGACTAGGTCAAAAATTGATTTATTCAAATTGGAAAATGGCAAGAAACTTGTTTTAAAGAATAAACCTTTTAATCATTTACCCAGAAGCTTATGGAAAGCTCTCGTTTTAAGTGTAAATATTGATAAACAATTAAAATGGGCTGATTTATCTAAATATGAAAAGGATACTTTAGTTAAATGTTTAACTATGAAAAATTATTTAATAAATAGTCGCGGACCTTTTGGTGAGGAATTTGTAACTGCGGGTGGAGTATCACTTAATGAAATTAATTTCAAGACAATGGAAAGTAAGATTTGTAAGGGTTTATATTTTGCAGGGGAGGTTTTAGATATTGACGGGATTACAGGTGGCTTTAATTTTCAACATTGCTGGACTAGTGGTTGGATAGCAGGTAATGCGATTATATAA
- a CDS encoding DoxX family protein produces MLNSIFYESILKDFAFLVLRVFTGALLIHHGFEKLNDINNFADAFVRPLHLPFPVTLSYVAAASEIGGSWLLILGLGTRLGATAILGTMSVAIYHAVVTSGFNIYLLELLALYFASAFSIILLGPGMFSADYLIKEIFKNKFDFTGYIFSQRLSNSNLPINENRSVSIKRKRSFSFPLSNFLSS; encoded by the coding sequence TTGCTTAATTCAATTTTTTACGAATCAATATTGAAGGATTTTGCGTTTCTAGTTTTAAGGGTGTTTACAGGAGCTCTGCTAATCCATCATGGTTTTGAAAAATTAAATGACATAAACAATTTTGCTGATGCATTTGTCCGCCCTCTTCACTTGCCCTTTCCTGTGACTCTTTCTTACGTTGCAGCCGCCTCGGAAATTGGTGGCAGTTGGTTGTTGATTCTTGGCCTTGGTACCAGATTAGGTGCGACTGCAATATTAGGAACTATGAGCGTTGCTATTTACCATGCAGTCGTTACCTCAGGTTTTAACATATATTTGCTAGAGCTTCTAGCTCTCTATTTTGCTTCTGCTTTTTCAATAATTTTGTTAGGTCCTGGAATGTTTTCTGCTGATTATCTGATAAAAGAAATCTTTAAAAATAAATTTGATTTTACTGGTTACATTTTTAGTCAGAGATTATCTAATAGTAACTTACCAATTAATGAAAATAGATCAGTTTCTATAAAAAGGAAGAGATCATTTTCTTTTCCTTTAAGTAATTTCTTGTCCTCTTAG
- a CDS encoding AI-2E family transporter, whose translation MKSTNWLSIAALITSILILLSLKEILILFFAAIILSMALCTVIGKIRSIFSIPRWAAFGITLISIILILSISIVIIIPQFSSEFEELINQIPSAVSKLWELSINTFFDITEIIYKDNIPELADRSLLTNKLSIIPDSASLANGVTESITKIISLASNVGIGIIQLFFIISVGLMITLQPNSYREVAILLVPSFYRRRARNILYKCGNSLSSWMAGVLLSSIFVAILSSIGLYLLGIKLVIANALIAGVLNVIPNVGPTISTIFPMSVALLDTPWKSLAVLGLYIVIQNIESYIITPSIMQKQVKLLPGLTITAQFLFTIILGPLGLLLAIPMAVVIQVFFREVIIHDILERNYFTNKS comes from the coding sequence TTGAAATCAACTAACTGGCTATCAATTGCAGCATTAATTACTTCAATATTGATTTTATTAAGTTTAAAAGAAATACTAATACTATTTTTTGCAGCAATAATTTTATCTATGGCTCTTTGTACAGTTATAGGAAAAATTCGAAGTATATTCTCTATTCCCAGGTGGGCCGCGTTTGGCATAACGTTAATATCTATAATACTAATATTAAGTATTTCAATAGTAATAATAATACCACAGTTTTCTAGTGAATTTGAGGAGCTTATAAATCAAATACCATCAGCTGTTAGCAAGTTATGGGAACTTTCAATAAATACATTTTTCGATATCACTGAAATCATATATAAAGATAATATACCCGAATTAGCGGATAGGTCATTATTAACAAATAAGCTTAGTATTATTCCTGATAGTGCAAGTCTGGCCAATGGAGTAACTGAAAGTATTACAAAGATTATCAGCTTAGCTAGCAACGTAGGCATAGGTATAATTCAATTATTCTTTATAATTTCAGTTGGCTTAATGATAACTTTACAGCCAAATTCCTATAGAGAGGTAGCTATATTATTAGTCCCATCTTTTTACAGAAGACGTGCAAGGAATATATTATATAAGTGTGGTAATTCCTTAAGTAGTTGGATGGCAGGTGTTTTATTAAGTTCAATATTTGTAGCAATACTTTCTTCTATAGGACTATATTTATTAGGGATAAAATTAGTAATTGCTAATGCTTTAATAGCAGGGGTTCTAAATGTTATCCCAAATGTTGGACCAACGATAAGTACTATTTTTCCCATGTCGGTTGCTTTGCTTGATACCCCATGGAAATCGCTCGCTGTTCTAGGTTTATATATAGTAATTCAAAATATAGAAAGCTATATAATTACTCCTTCTATAATGCAAAAACAAGTCAAATTACTTCCAGGCTTGACAATCACTGCACAATTTTTATTCACTATTATTTTGGGACCACTTGGTTTATTATTAGCAATTCCAATGGCTGTAGTAATTCAAGTATTCTTTAGAGAGGTAATAATACATGACATATTAGAAAGAAATTATTTTACAAATAAATCCTAA
- the psb28 gene encoding photosystem II reaction center protein Psb28: MTNINKKVAIQFIKGKDEEDQPEIRLFRNLDGKKGQAIYKFYKPSSITFENFNSIQKMYLIDEEGELSTRKIDLSISETHIREVKSTYNWKSEKEFERFMRFSERYSNSLTHLKNK, encoded by the coding sequence ATGACTAACATCAATAAAAAAGTAGCAATTCAATTTATAAAGGGGAAAGATGAAGAAGATCAACCTGAAATACGCTTATTTAGAAATCTTGATGGAAAGAAAGGTCAAGCAATATATAAATTCTATAAACCTTCAAGCATAACTTTTGAAAATTTCAACTCGATACAGAAAATGTACCTAATTGATGAAGAAGGTGAGCTATCTACAAGGAAAATAGATCTTTCCATATCAGAAACGCATATAAGAGAAGTTAAATCTACGTATAATTGGAAGTCAGAAAAAGAATTTGAAAGGTTTATGCGTTTTTCAGAAAGGTATTCTAATTCACTTACTCATTTAAAAAATAAATAA
- the mnmH gene encoding tRNA 2-selenouridine(34) synthase MnmH translates to MSEKPTNLYYPVTDFRNLNSPIVDVRSPLEYSQGHWPGAINIPLFSDSERESIGKSYKKESRLKAIFNGLKLIIPNIKNLLHKILEITNKENGEKKSLRIYCWRGGMRSSSFAWLARTVGIQTYLLKGGYKSYRKWVLNQFEADLPIRLLGGKTGTRKTDLLKHINIEYIYVIDLEGIANHRGSSFGSLGMEKQPSSQQFENLLAECLENFYKSNATEIWIEAESCNLGKCRIPNSLYIKMKKAPILEIIRTTSERIDNLVNVYSKNSQSELKDAVNRIRKRLGPQRTNDALMAIENKDWSKACEAMLDYYDRCYEYELKKTTNINSIDLSGLSLKSSLIKIFNERLNPL, encoded by the coding sequence ATGTCAGAGAAACCTACCAATTTATATTATCCAGTAACGGATTTTCGGAATTTAAATAGTCCAATTGTTGATGTAAGAAGTCCACTTGAATACTCCCAAGGTCATTGGCCAGGTGCCATCAACATTCCGTTGTTTTCTGACAGCGAAAGAGAGTCAATAGGAAAAAGCTACAAAAAAGAGAGTCGCTTAAAGGCAATATTTAATGGTTTAAAACTGATCATTCCAAACATAAAAAATCTGTTGCATAAAATCCTAGAGATAACTAATAAAGAAAACGGAGAAAAAAAATCATTAAGAATATATTGTTGGAGAGGAGGAATGAGATCTAGTTCTTTTGCCTGGCTTGCAAGAACAGTTGGAATTCAGACTTATTTGTTAAAAGGTGGATACAAAAGCTATCGAAAATGGGTATTAAATCAATTTGAGGCTGATTTACCTATAAGGCTTTTAGGAGGTAAAACAGGTACTAGAAAAACAGATCTGCTCAAACACATCAATATTGAATATATATATGTGATTGATTTAGAAGGAATTGCAAATCATAGAGGAAGTAGTTTTGGTTCTTTAGGGATGGAGAAGCAACCCTCAAGTCAACAATTTGAAAATCTCCTCGCTGAATGTCTGGAAAACTTTTATAAAAGCAATGCTACTGAAATATGGATTGAGGCTGAAAGTTGTAATCTAGGGAAATGTCGAATACCAAATAGTTTATATATAAAAATGAAAAAGGCACCCATCCTTGAGATAATCAGAACTACGAGTGAGCGCATAGATAACCTGGTAAATGTTTACAGTAAAAACTCTCAAAGCGAATTAAAAGATGCTGTAAATAGAATAAGGAAAAGATTAGGACCACAAAGAACAAATGATGCACTAATGGCAATTGAAAACAAAGATTGGTCAAAAGCCTGTGAAGCCATGCTTGATTATTACGATAGATGCTATGAATATGAACTTAAAAAAACAACTAATATAAATTCAATTGATCTTAGTGGTTTAAGCTTGAAATCATCATTAATTAAAATTTTTAATGAGAGGCTCAATCCCTTATAG
- a CDS encoding GUN4 domain-containing protein, with amino-acid sequence MTDEKLHPNKESINEFMESFKLASERKRLGLLTVLETRVEELLALGPSVMAGFDSDVCDWTPGFILQLIHKTDENFIKNNLDCNDLAWFTAPSEVGYDYSPLQRYLLNESFEEADRFTSSKLRELAGEKAVKRGYVYFSEVDSISGIDLSTLNKLWIVYSRGKFGFTVQAKILDSVGGRYDKLWPRIGWKKDGIWTRYPKAFNWSIEAPNGHMPLVNQLRGVRLMDSLLNHQALVAKS; translated from the coding sequence ATGACTGACGAAAAACTACATCCAAATAAAGAAAGCATAAACGAGTTCATGGAGTCATTTAAATTGGCTTCAGAAAGGAAGCGACTAGGTTTATTAACTGTTTTGGAAACACGAGTTGAGGAGCTTCTGGCCCTTGGCCCATCAGTAATGGCTGGATTTGATTCTGATGTATGTGATTGGACCCCTGGCTTTATTCTGCAACTCATCCATAAGACTGATGAGAATTTCATAAAAAATAATCTTGACTGCAATGACCTTGCTTGGTTTACTGCTCCATCTGAGGTCGGATATGATTATTCACCTCTACAAAGATATTTATTAAATGAAAGTTTTGAGGAGGCTGACCGCTTTACAAGTTCAAAACTTAGAGAGCTTGCAGGTGAAAAGGCAGTAAAAAGAGGATATGTTTATTTCTCTGAGGTTGATTCTATCTCTGGAATTGATTTGTCAACTTTAAATAAACTATGGATTGTTTATTCTCGGGGAAAATTTGGTTTCACAGTACAAGCAAAAATATTAGATTCAGTAGGAGGAAGATATGACAAATTGTGGCCTCGTATTGGTTGGAAAAAAGATGGTATATGGACTAGATATCCCAAAGCTTTTAATTGGTCGATTGAAGCCCCGAATGGTCATATGCCATTGGTAAACCAACTCAGAGGTGTTCGATTGATGGATTCTTTGTTGAATCATCAGGCTTTAGTAGCTAAAAGCTAA